A window of Juglans regia cultivar Chandler chromosome 7, Walnut 2.0, whole genome shotgun sequence contains these coding sequences:
- the LOC109002448 gene encoding cyclin-D1-1-like isoform X2 has protein sequence MFMSSPYSTPNLYCNEVAAEVVSSNADLICDHDVEHETLDLLSYDDSSIISLFDSEIDQMRELESLRHVRGDSGLISARKDAVNWMLKVHTCYRFRPETAYLSVNYLDRFLSSHSLPQGRGWPLQLLSVACLALAAKMEETSVPLLLDLQVKEPKFLFKPKTVQRMELLVLANLKWRLRITTPFDFVPYFISKFSCLGSPRPLNDYSQAFSRASDLIISACRVMDYLDCPPSAIAAAAVLCATDQNVDHRELGYFHKRVSKESVKTCFELMKQNKCLMGHVKQQKLQPVPPIIPVAEFEAGLGRSCNAQKTGVTRT, from the exons ATGTTCATGTCCTCACCCTACTCAACTCCCAACTTATACTGCAATGAGGTAGCCGCTGAAGTGGTGTCCTCAAATGCGGACTTGATCTGTGACCATGACGTTGAGCATGAAACTCTGGATTTACTGTCTTACGACGACAGCTCTATCATTAGTCTCTTTGATTCTGAAATTGATCAAATGCGGGAACTTGAATCGCTACGTCATGTTCGTGGTGATTCTGGCCTTATCAGTGCTAGAAAAGACGCTGTCAATTGGATGCTGAAG GTGCATACTTGCTACCGGTTTAGGCCCGAAACGGCATATCTTTCTGTAAACTATCTGGATCGTTTTCTCTCCTCTCATTCTTTGCCG CAAGGTAGAGGATGGCCTCTGCAGCTATTGTCCGTTGCTTGCCTGGCTCTGGCAGCAAAAATGGAGGAAACAAGCGTGCCACTTTTATTAGACCTGCAGGTGAAGGAACCCAAATTCTTGTTCAAGCCCAAAACAGTTCAACGGATGGAGCTCCTCGTCCTGGCCAATCTTAAGTGGCGATTGCGCATAACTACGCCTTTTGATTTCGTCCCCTATTTCATTTCTAAGTTTTCATGTCTTGGCTCTCCACGTCCACTAAATGATTACAGTCAAGCATTCTCGCGTGCCTCAGATCTTATTATTAGCGCGTGTCGGG TGATGGATTACTTGGATTGTCCACCATCTGCAATAGCAGCGGCTGCTGTGCTATGCGCAACAGATCAGAATGTGGATCACCGGGAGTTGGGCTACTTTCACAAGAGAGTAAGCAAA GAATCCGTGAAAACATGTTTCGAACTTATGAAGCAGAACAAATGTCTAATGGGACACGTTAAACAGCAGAAGTTGCAGCCAGTGCCACCAATTATTCCTGTTGCAGAGTTTGAAGCAGGTCTTGGCAGAAGCTGTAATGCTCAAAAAACTGGGGTAACAAGGACTTGA
- the LOC109002448 gene encoding cyclin-D1-1-like isoform X1, whose amino-acid sequence MFMSSPYSTPNLYCNEVAAEVVSSNADLICDHDVEHETLDLLSYDDSSIISLFDSEIDQMRELESLRHVRGDSGLISARKDAVNWMLKVHTCYRFRPETAYLSVNYLDRFLSSHSLPQQGRGWPLQLLSVACLALAAKMEETSVPLLLDLQVKEPKFLFKPKTVQRMELLVLANLKWRLRITTPFDFVPYFISKFSCLGSPRPLNDYSQAFSRASDLIISACRVMDYLDCPPSAIAAAAVLCATDQNVDHRELGYFHKRVSKESVKTCFELMKQNKCLMGHVKQQKLQPVPPIIPVAEFEAGLGRSCNAQKTGVTRT is encoded by the exons ATGTTCATGTCCTCACCCTACTCAACTCCCAACTTATACTGCAATGAGGTAGCCGCTGAAGTGGTGTCCTCAAATGCGGACTTGATCTGTGACCATGACGTTGAGCATGAAACTCTGGATTTACTGTCTTACGACGACAGCTCTATCATTAGTCTCTTTGATTCTGAAATTGATCAAATGCGGGAACTTGAATCGCTACGTCATGTTCGTGGTGATTCTGGCCTTATCAGTGCTAGAAAAGACGCTGTCAATTGGATGCTGAAG GTGCATACTTGCTACCGGTTTAGGCCCGAAACGGCATATCTTTCTGTAAACTATCTGGATCGTTTTCTCTCCTCTCATTCTTTGCCG CAGCAAGGTAGAGGATGGCCTCTGCAGCTATTGTCCGTTGCTTGCCTGGCTCTGGCAGCAAAAATGGAGGAAACAAGCGTGCCACTTTTATTAGACCTGCAGGTGAAGGAACCCAAATTCTTGTTCAAGCCCAAAACAGTTCAACGGATGGAGCTCCTCGTCCTGGCCAATCTTAAGTGGCGATTGCGCATAACTACGCCTTTTGATTTCGTCCCCTATTTCATTTCTAAGTTTTCATGTCTTGGCTCTCCACGTCCACTAAATGATTACAGTCAAGCATTCTCGCGTGCCTCAGATCTTATTATTAGCGCGTGTCGGG TGATGGATTACTTGGATTGTCCACCATCTGCAATAGCAGCGGCTGCTGTGCTATGCGCAACAGATCAGAATGTGGATCACCGGGAGTTGGGCTACTTTCACAAGAGAGTAAGCAAA GAATCCGTGAAAACATGTTTCGAACTTATGAAGCAGAACAAATGTCTAATGGGACACGTTAAACAGCAGAAGTTGCAGCCAGTGCCACCAATTATTCCTGTTGCAGAGTTTGAAGCAGGTCTTGGCAGAAGCTGTAATGCTCAAAAAACTGGGGTAACAAGGACTTGA